The genome window AAGCAGATGAAGTGGTTGTCGCTTTACGAGATGGACGCACCTTTGATGGAACAGTTGTGGGGGAAGATCCTTTAACTGATATTGCCGTAATTCAGATTGATGCGCAAGATTTACCGACAATTCCTTTAGGGGATTCAGAGAGTGTGCAACCCGGACAATGGGCGATCGCGATCGGCAATCCTTTAGGCTTAAACGAAACGGTTACGGTCGGGGTGATTAGTGCGACGGGACGACCGGGTTCCGCCCTTGGTGTCTCTGATAAACGAGTGGAATTTATTCAAACGGATGCGGCGATTAATCCGGGGAATTCTGGCGGACCGCTTTTAAATGCCCGGGGAGAGGTCATTGCCATTAATACGGCAATTATTGGTGGACAAGCAGAAGGGTTAGGCTTCGCTGTTCCCATTAACACCGCGAAACGAGTCGCAACAGAAATTATCGAAACTGGGGAAGTGCAATATCCTTATATTGGCATTCGCATGGTCACCTTAAGTCCAGAAATTAAAGAACAGTTGCAACAACTACCGCAACAAAACTTGGAAATTACAGCTGAGTCTGGGGTATTAATTGTCGAAACGGTAAGCGGTTCCCCAGCGAGTCAAGCAGGCTTACAACCGGGGGATGTGATTCGAGAAATCAACGGCGAAACGGTAGAAGAATCAGAGGAAGTCCAACGGATTGTCGAGCAACAGAATGTCGGCGATCGCATTTCCTTGCTCATTGAGCGTAACGGAGAACCCCTAGAAATCACAGTAGAATTAGAGCGTCTTCCGGTAGAAGGAAGCCGCTAATTGATTTCTGATTGCTCTTCCAGTCTGTTGAAAGAGCGAGTACAGCTTGGTAGCACCTTCCTCCTCGCTGTACTAATCAGCCAAGGGCTGATACCCGCGATAGCCGGTGACAATCCGTCGGCCATCTTTGAGGATATGGATCTCAATTTGATCACTCGCCCAATCCAGTTGATTTTCTAAAGCCGGATTAAAGACGCGCACCCGTTGATTACGAGAAGAGACCAGAGAATCAGCTTCATTAATTGCCTGTGAAGGAAGATAAGGACCATCAACGAGGAGATCTAGTTCTTGGAGGAGATCGGCTGCACCGGGCGGCGCTTGCGGCGATTGTAATGCTTGTAAGGTAAAACCACTAAAAGACATCACATTTAAGCCTGCACGTTTGAGTC of Cyanobacteria bacterium GSL.Bin1 contains these proteins:
- a CDS encoding PDZ domain-containing protein yields the protein MKPKKNPWLALIVMMTTTTFVSSCSQLNLNPSPDSSEPSPDAEELPFGESDPSENQSDSASRPLEPTPEDTNFVTTVVNETSPAVVRVNVKRVVDTEIPEIFNNPFFERFFGDSIPTPPQQRVQEGLGSGFIVSSDGQILTNAHVVNKADEVVVALRDGRTFDGTVVGEDPLTDIAVIQIDAQDLPTIPLGDSESVQPGQWAIAIGNPLGLNETVTVGVISATGRPGSALGVSDKRVEFIQTDAAINPGNSGGPLLNARGEVIAINTAIIGGQAEGLGFAVPINTAKRVATEIIETGEVQYPYIGIRMVTLSPEIKEQLQQLPQQNLEITAESGVLIVETVSGSPASQAGLQPGDVIREINGETVEESEEVQRIVEQQNVGDRISLLIERNGEPLEITVELERLPVEGSR
- a CDS encoding 4Fe-4S cluster-binding domain-containing protein; protein product: MTQQIASPDQVSIPAGYLNIMGYVDESEVNGPGVRAVVWVQGCDRHCSDCFNPQSWSFEINQLIAVEDLADQILSKPRNQGVTFSGGEPFWQAIALTQLAKRLKRAGLNVMSFSGFTLQALQSPQAPPGAADLLQELDLLVDGPYLPSQAINEADSLVSSRNQRVRVFNPALENQLDWASDQIEIHILKDGRRIVTGYRGYQPLAD